One genomic region from Vibrio sp. SCSIO 43137 encodes:
- a CDS encoding Bug family tripartite tricarboxylate transporter substrate binding protein → MNMKLKSVMLGAAMASVAAMPVSNAIAKDYPPKTLSMVAPSGAGGGWDLTIRTVAKTLKDTKLVKSNMPVTNRPGGGGAVNLAYMQTQVGKDNLISVYSPPILLTNLNGSSKFSYKDTTPLGRLITDYAAFVVSKDSKYTSINQVMDALRKDPKSVKIGGTSSAGSMDHIQFLMIAKAAGVPNLSKIDYISFQDGGAVAQVLGGHVDLISTGLGDVTSLVKSGNLRALAQTADKRIGSGVIADIPTVKEQGIDATFENWRGLFGPKDMPEYAVTFWNKTLKEMTETQEWSEARTRNGWDDAYQNSEQFNKFLAKTNEQYKEILNEVFSSK, encoded by the coding sequence ATGAACATGAAATTGAAAAGTGTGATGCTTGGTGCTGCGATGGCTTCAGTAGCAGCAATGCCTGTGAGCAATGCAATTGCGAAAGATTATCCGCCAAAAACATTGTCAATGGTGGCACCTTCCGGCGCTGGTGGTGGCTGGGATTTAACCATTCGTACCGTGGCAAAAACCCTTAAAGACACCAAGTTGGTTAAATCTAACATGCCTGTTACTAACCGTCCCGGTGGCGGCGGTGCTGTTAACCTTGCGTACATGCAAACGCAAGTGGGCAAAGACAATCTTATCTCAGTTTACTCACCACCGATTCTGCTGACTAACCTTAACGGTTCAAGCAAATTCAGCTACAAAGATACTACGCCCCTTGGTCGCCTTATCACCGATTACGCCGCTTTCGTTGTATCAAAAGATTCCAAATACACCTCTATTAACCAGGTTATGGATGCTCTTAGAAAGGATCCTAAAAGCGTTAAGATTGGTGGTACCTCTTCCGCCGGTTCCATGGACCATATTCAGTTCCTGATGATTGCTAAAGCAGCCGGCGTTCCTAATCTGAGCAAGATCGACTACATCTCGTTCCAGGATGGTGGTGCCGTTGCTCAGGTACTCGGTGGCCACGTTGATCTGATCTCTACTGGTCTGGGTGATGTTACTTCGCTTGTGAAGAGCGGAAACCTTCGTGCCCTTGCCCAGACAGCGGACAAGCGAATCGGTTCTGGCGTGATCGCTGATATCCCGACAGTGAAAGAGCAGGGCATCGACGCCACGTTTGAAAACTGGCGTGGTCTGTTTGGGCCAAAAGACATGCCTGAATATGCGGTTACTTTCTGGAACAAGACCCTGAAAGAGATGACTGAAACTCAGGAGTGGTCTGAAGCCCGTACCCGTAACGGCTGGGATGATGCTTATCAAAACAGCGAACAGTTCAATAAGTTCCTTGCTAAGACTAACGAGCAGTATAAAGAAATCCTGAACGAAGTATTCTCCAGCAAATAA